Proteins encoded by one window of Perca fluviatilis chromosome 13, GENO_Pfluv_1.0, whole genome shotgun sequence:
- the LOC120572051 gene encoding CD209 antigen-like protein D: protein MSEDIYAKPDKSKKVRYNRNVQKDKEWEEREVEIYDDIGDDQTDNQSHGGGPDTERHPPAVQRKTFRAAALCLAVLCFLMMTGIILSAYLSVNMSQLKEEVKQLKNRTEEKRCPDGWTRLKSSCYFKTNGLNTWSGSRADCRQRGADLVVINDEEERKFVSELSKDGESWIGLKNEWKPSGQKWEWEWVDGSLLIET, encoded by the exons ATGTCCGAAGATATTTATGCCAAACCAGACAAGTCAAAGAAGGTGAGATACAACAGAAATGTACAGAAGGACAAAGAATGGGAGGAAAGGGAGGTGGAAATATACGACGATATCGGAGATGATCAAACTGATAATCAGTCACACGGAGGAG GACCAGACACTGAGAGGCATCCTCCAGCTGTCCAAAGGAAGACTTTCAGGGCTGCAGCACTCTGTCTGGCAGTGCTCTGCTTTCTGATGATGACTGGAATCATCTTATCCGCATACT TATCCGTCAACATGAGTCAGTTAAAGGAAGAAGTAAAGCAGCTGAAGAACAGAACTGAAG AGAAGCGGTGTCCTGATGGATGGACGAGATTAAAAAGCAGTTGTTACTTCAAAACTAATGGGTTGAACACTTGGTCTGGAAGCAGAGCTGACTGTCGGCAGAGAGGAGCAGATCTGGTCGTTATAAATGACGAAGAGGAAAGg AAGTTTGTCTCTGAGCTGAGTAAGGATGGAGAGTCCTGGATTGGTCTAAAGAATGAATGGAAACCATCAGGACAGAAATGGGAATGGGAATGGGTGGACGGATCACTGCTGATAGAAACGtga